A segment of the Rhizoctonia solani chromosome 12, complete sequence genome:
TTTCTGCGCGGATACCTGGCTAGTAGTAATTGCGTGAGACCAGTTCCAAGGTTTGTTGCCTGCCTGGGTGACCTGCCAATGGGCTATTGTGGAAAATACAGAAGAGATCCGTCCTTAGGGTGCCAACGTCTGGGACCACAATCTGTCCTTGGTAAAAAAGTAAGCCCCCCTCCATCTGGTAATCCTTGAACACCCGTTTGATTGATGGTGGTGCTTTTGACTCATTCTGGAGGAACTgtaggatttcctccagggacttgtcttggTCTAGAGCAGCCTCAATTTGACATTGGAGTTCCTTTTTGGGCATAACTAGggctacgttggcaaatacgggGTTTGGTAGCATGGATTGTGGTTTGGGTGGGATATTGGCGTGATCCAACCGGCATGATAGGGCGTcaggctttcctgattgctTCCCTGGACAatatacaatttggaagttgtatccTGCTAACAATAGGTGCCATCTAGCGTGCCAACGGTTGAAGGTCCAggattctttccaatattcAAGATTCCTGTGGTCCGTGAACACGGTGATTGGATGttctgttccttccaagaatatgcgccagtactcaaacaACCTGATTATTGCCaagagctccttgtcatgggtgttgtaattctgtttggcacctttgaatgatttggATAGAAAGCCAAGGGGGTGTAAATGTCCGTCTTCTTGTctttgactgagtatggaccCTAATGCAGCGccggatgcatctgtttcaagAAAGTAGGGCTTGGTAGGGTCCGCATGGCAGAGTACTGGTGCGTTGGTTATGGCGTCCTTAAGGTtctggaatgcttcctgctCTTTGGGTCCCCAATTCCAAGctgtatccttcttgaccagaTTGTGTAGCAgtctggccatgtgactaaagttggcaacaaaccggcaaaggaagttggcaaaccctaggaaggaCTGAACCTCTTTGATCTTGGTAGGTACTGGCCATTCCTGAACTgcttggattttgagcttatccaagcTGAACCCTTTGTCCAAGACAATAatccccaggtattccactgatgtgacgtggaaggtgcattttGATGCCTTGCAAAACAGTTGATTCTCCATCAAACGCTGTAGGACTTCATGTACATGCTGTGTGTGGGTTGCGTCATCTTTTGAATAGATTAGTATATCATccaggtagatgatgacgcatacatccagcaaGTCTTTGAACagctcattcatgaagtgttggaacgcAGCAGGAGTGTTGGTTAGgctgaaggtcatgacaagagATTTGTACAAGCCGTATTTGGTACGGCaggcagtcttccatttgtcaccctccttgatgcggacattgttgtacccccatcttaggtccagtttggtaaagaccttggcgccatgGAGCTgtgccatgaggtcatcaggacGGGGTAGCGGGTATATGTTCTTCTTAGTCTGGTTACTCAAGCAatggtagtcaacaaccaattggcaagagccatcctttttgggtacaaacatgacaggagAACTGATGGGCAATTTGCTGggatggatcttcccagccttgagtttgtccctgagccaatccttaaGTGTAGCAGAtttggcgtcagtcatgctgtacaGAGGGGagttgagggggccttcttccataAGTTTGatcccaatgtcataatgtcaatgtgggggaagcttattgaattcttcttccccaaataccttggcatattgatggtatttggggggtactccttcaagcgggtctttgtcagcttcctcttctttggcaatggaCACATGTTCTGGGGGCgtgtgggggaaggagagggtacGCAAGTTCCAATTGATTTCCGGGTTGTGGCtatccaaccatttcaaccccaagatggcggcatgagaccctgtgttgcagattaggaaggtctctgtcatatgtttgccatcaaaggagaaggtaagatttgccttcttccagatttttccagcctgggggctcaacccatcaagcatagtgacggtgtggggtgaagggagatctatgagtgggaggcagagtgattccgcggtacAGGGGTGCATgaaggatgaggtggcgcctgagtcaatcaggacttctaagtgttcCGCTTTCTTTTCTGGTGTGATTGAGATTGTGAAGAGGGGCAACATTCTATTCAAGctactagatatattacaaattttgacacagccagagtccttggggtccttgcgtgcggcagcaggtacccttactcttttcccaattggtactcagagtctttgcctattttggcggtttctttggctttccccttgtctT
Coding sequences within it:
- a CDS encoding Retrotransposable element Tf2 protein produces the protein MLPLFTISITPEKKAEHLEVLIDSGATSSFMHPCTAESLCLPLIDLPSPHTVTMLDGLSPQAGKIWKKANLTFSFDGKHMTETFLICNTGSHAAILGLKWLDSHNPEINWNLRTLSFPHTPPEHVSIAKEEEADKDPLEGVPPKYHQYAKVFGEEEFNKLPPH
- a CDS encoding Retrotransposable element Tf2 protein, with the protein product MEEGPLNSPLYSMTDAKSATLKDWLRDKLKAGKIHPSKLPISSPVMFVPKKDGSCQLVVDYHCLSNQTKKNIYPLPRPDDLMAQLHGAKVFTKLDLRWGYNNVRIKEGDKWKTACRTKYGLYKSLVMTFSLTNTPAAFQHFMNELFKDLLDVCVIIYLDDILIYSKDDATHTQHVHEVLQRLMENQLFCKASKCTFHVTSVEYLGIIVLDKGFSLDKLKIQAVQEWPVPTKIKEVQSFLGFANFLCRFVANFSHMARLLHNLVKKDTAWNWGPKEQEAFQNLKDAITNAPVLCHADPTKPYFLETDASGAALGSILSQRQEDGHLHPLGFLSKSFKGAKQNYNTHDKELLAIIRLFEYWRIFLEGTEHPITVFTDHRNLEYWKESWTFNRWHARWHLLLAGYNFQIVYCPGKQSGKPDALSCRLDHANIPPKPQSMLPNPVFANVALVMPKKELQCQIEAALDQDKSLEEILQFLQNESKAPPSIKRVFKDYQMEGGLLFYQGQIVVPDVGTLRTDLFCIFHNSPLAGIRAETYWHVDSCKICQQIRKPKYASIPPQPLELPTRPWQHMSYDMIVDLPKDRDNDSILVIVDSFTKYVILVECSKKLKAPELADLFLRHALYQRLGIDPHFSSAYHLQSDGQTERVNPTIEHFLQAYSGINQKDWVKWLPMAEFTYNNAVHSTTSKTLFRALYGWEPAITPSNVPTNVPEADKLATQMEAQWQEIEAALRQSKTRMMAGETGEPLSFEIGEEAWLDAKNMKLKTLSPKLTKQCLGPFKVIEKNSTQAYCLELLPTMRIHNIFYVGPLSKVRRDKKCNFKNRPPPVTVDGEEEYKVEGITDAKEQNRKWFFQVKWKGYGSKENTWEPWENLKNAGKILKKYKEEMKKKVLGAAKALRGGAVL